One stretch of Halobaculum marinum DNA includes these proteins:
- a CDS encoding DUF1918 domain-containing protein, whose translation MTDFEKDDSVVLHDVHSEFDGETGTVTQVMETMFGDATYTVSFEEGQEQGVPADALEAAEADADDDEEE comes from the coding sequence ATGACAGACTTCGAGAAGGACGACAGCGTCGTGCTGCACGACGTGCACAGCGAGTTCGACGGCGAGACGGGCACCGTGACGCAGGTCATGGAGACGATGTTCGGCGACGCGACGTACACGGTCAGCTTCGAGGAGGGGCAAGAGCAGGGCGTCCCCGCCGACGCGCTGGAGGCCGCCGAGGCCGACGCGGACGACGACGAGGAGGAGTAA